The Coriobacteriia bacterium genome contains a region encoding:
- a CDS encoding L-2-amino-thiazoline-4-carboxylic acid hydrolase, which produces MFVHSRVATHCSTIVEEPTTEGGDMEEPSGAEEALERSRRETRAAFENRALMYFYLYDELTGTLGAQRAAEVMKKAIHRRGLQVGAKYRPAAEAGDLDEVGRIFCEDSACAGELFRPGVEVRDEESVVLSMRACPLVDAWRRLRLSPDEIDTLCSIAAAVDEGTFEGAGLRLEFLDRIGKPGSERCLLELRLPG; this is translated from the coding sequence ATGTTCGTCCACTCCCGCGTGGCCACGCACTGCTCTACAATCGTGGAGGAGCCGACGACGGAGGGTGGCGACATGGAGGAACCGAGCGGCGCTGAAGAGGCGCTCGAGCGGTCGCGGCGAGAGACGCGCGCCGCGTTCGAGAACCGCGCGCTCATGTACTTCTACCTCTACGACGAGCTCACCGGGACGCTCGGGGCGCAGCGCGCCGCCGAGGTGATGAAGAAAGCGATACACCGGCGGGGCCTCCAGGTGGGCGCCAAATACCGGCCGGCGGCCGAGGCGGGCGACCTCGACGAGGTCGGGCGCATCTTCTGCGAGGACTCGGCGTGCGCCGGCGAGCTCTTCCGCCCGGGCGTCGAAGTCCGCGACGAGGAGAGCGTCGTGCTCAGCATGCGCGCGTGCCCTCTCGTCGACGCATGGCGGCGGCTGAGGCTCTCCCCCGACGAGATCGACACGCTGTGCTCCATCGCGGCCGCCGTCGACGAGGGCACGTTCGAGGGAGCGGGACTGCGCCTGGAGTTCCTCGACAGGATCGGGAAGCCCGGCTCGGAGCGCTGCCTGCTCGAGCTCCGGCTCCCGGGGTAG
- a CDS encoding HEPN domain-containing protein — translation MDEALRELVDCWLAKASMDRKAAERLEPGDDEEGCDPSYLDAAAFHHQQAAEKTLKAYLAYKSTAFKKTHQLDKLLSLAATVDVDFDSLADAAETLAPFAVEIRYPGDWGEISREEYDEAKQAAEEIAGFVMERMKEIDRR, via the coding sequence ATGGATGAGGCCCTGCGTGAGCTCGTCGATTGCTGGCTCGCCAAGGCTTCGATGGACCGCAAGGCCGCGGAGCGTCTCGAGCCGGGCGACGATGAAGAAGGCTGTGACCCCAGCTACTTGGACGCAGCAGCGTTCCATCATCAGCAGGCGGCAGAGAAGACCCTGAAAGCCTACTTGGCATACAAGTCGACCGCCTTCAAGAAGACCCACCAGCTGGACAAGCTCCTCAGCCTTGCGGCAACCGTCGACGTGGACTTCGACTCACTCGCCGATGCTGCAGAGACGCTCGCTCCGTTCGCCGTCGAGATCCGGTATCCGGGCGACTGGGGTGAGATCTCCCGTGAGGAGTACGACGAGGCAAAGCAAGCCGCCGAGGAGATCGCCGGATTCGTCATGGAGCGGATGAAGGAGATCGACAGAAGGTAG
- a CDS encoding AbrB/MazE/SpoVT family DNA-binding domain-containing protein gives MKVKARKVGNSLTITIPRDVVMEMDISEDTDMNVFVREGAVVMEPVTSRWDRLITRVRAQAAERGLTEADVTEAVADLRGRDDDTSR, from the coding sequence ATGAAGGTCAAGGCGCGCAAGGTAGGCAACAGCCTCACGATCACGATCCCGCGGGATGTCGTCATGGAGATGGACATCTCCGAGGACACGGACATGAACGTCTTCGTCCGTGAAGGCGCGGTCGTGATGGAGCCGGTGACGTCCCGGTGGGACCGCCTCATCACCCGCGTCCGCGCACAGGCCGCTGAGCGTGGGCTCACGGAAGCCGACGTCACCGAAGCCGTGGCCGACCTGCGCGGGCGGGACGACGACACGTCGCGATGA
- a CDS encoding DsrE family protein — MTEKRRIGFIVTKAEDDPEKATLPFMIATMALAMDVEPLVILQGEGVRLGVKGFAERIAAKGLQPLEPMLAGIIEAGCSVMVCSPCMLERGIAEEDLREGVFVGGAAKVVEAMLECVNMASY, encoded by the coding sequence ATGACGGAGAAGCGCAGGATCGGTTTCATCGTGACGAAGGCGGAGGACGATCCGGAGAAAGCGACGCTGCCGTTCATGATCGCGACGATGGCGCTCGCGATGGACGTCGAGCCGCTCGTCATCCTGCAGGGCGAGGGAGTGCGGCTCGGCGTGAAGGGCTTCGCCGAGCGTATCGCGGCAAAGGGCCTTCAGCCGCTCGAGCCGATGCTCGCCGGGATCATCGAGGCCGGCTGCTCGGTGATGGTGTGCTCGCCGTGCATGCTCGAGCGCGGCATCGCGGAGGAGGACCTGCGCGAGGGTGTCTTCGTCGGCGGAGCGGCGAAGGTGGTCGAGGCGATGCTCGAGTGCGTGAACATGGCGTCTTACTGA
- a CDS encoding putative toxin-antitoxin system toxin component, PIN family: MTRLRVLFDTNVLISAVLFGGVPGEIVDAARDGAIDGVVSLHILGELREVLTRERFGVDEVIADALVEEIAESFEVTMVERASAGWSADPDDDPVVEAALLSGVSHVVTGDRHLLALVVRDVLFVTPGEMLALLR; the protein is encoded by the coding sequence ATGACGCGGCTCAGGGTCCTCTTCGACACCAACGTGCTGATCTCCGCCGTCCTGTTCGGCGGAGTGCCCGGGGAGATCGTCGACGCCGCGCGTGACGGCGCGATCGATGGCGTAGTGTCGCTCCACATCCTCGGCGAGCTGCGTGAGGTCCTGACGCGCGAGCGGTTCGGCGTCGACGAAGTCATCGCCGACGCCCTCGTCGAGGAGATCGCCGAGTCCTTCGAGGTCACTATGGTGGAACGAGCCTCAGCCGGCTGGAGCGCGGACCCGGACGACGACCCCGTGGTGGAGGCGGCCCTACTCTCGGGCGTCTCGCACGTCGTCACCGGAGACCGGCACCTGCTGGCCCTCGTCGTCCGCGATGTGCTCTTCGTGACGCCCGGTGAGATGCTCGCACTTCTGCGCTAG
- a CDS encoding L,D-transpeptidase family protein has protein sequence MKARHISHAFVALATVVALAFGAVPALATTSATDRGPVPNDAIVGGVHLLGMTEADARSAIASAVVMPVLPPLSVRANGVAFTFDAATAVSVDVEAMLADAYASRETSEAFDLSPRYTVSATRVNAWLATVAARVDRTARNAARVLRGSRFLFTRSAEGRRTDRRTGAASITRALRASTATGGVQPTVVVPVARVRPRVTEAGLGRAILVDLSERRIRLYRGTAVERTYRCAIGMPRYPTPTGSFRVVAKRANPSWGNPGSGWASNMPRYIAPGPRNPLGTRAIYLSISGIRIHGTSKVSSIGHAASHGCMRMLRHDVEELFPLVSIGTPVVIVH, from the coding sequence GTGAAGGCACGCCACATCTCCCACGCGTTCGTCGCGCTCGCCACGGTCGTGGCGCTCGCCTTCGGCGCCGTGCCCGCGCTCGCGACCACCTCCGCGACGGACCGCGGGCCGGTCCCCAACGACGCGATCGTGGGCGGCGTCCACCTCCTCGGGATGACCGAGGCGGATGCTCGCTCGGCGATCGCCTCCGCTGTGGTGATGCCTGTCCTGCCGCCGCTGTCGGTGCGCGCGAACGGCGTCGCCTTCACCTTCGACGCGGCGACCGCGGTCAGCGTGGACGTCGAGGCGATGCTCGCGGACGCGTACGCTTCGAGAGAGACGAGCGAAGCCTTCGATCTCTCGCCGCGCTACACGGTGAGCGCGACGCGCGTCAACGCGTGGCTCGCCACCGTCGCCGCCCGCGTCGACCGCACCGCGCGCAACGCCGCTCGCGTGTTGCGCGGATCCCGCTTCCTCTTCACGCGCTCGGCCGAGGGACGGCGCACCGATCGCCGCACCGGCGCCGCCTCCATCACCCGCGCGCTGCGCGCTTCGACCGCGACCGGCGGCGTCCAGCCGACGGTCGTCGTCCCCGTCGCTCGTGTCCGCCCTCGCGTGACCGAGGCGGGTCTCGGGCGTGCGATCCTCGTCGATCTCTCCGAGCGGCGCATCCGCCTCTATCGCGGCACGGCCGTCGAGCGCACCTACCGGTGCGCGATCGGCATGCCGCGGTACCCGACGCCGACGGGCTCGTTCCGCGTCGTCGCGAAGCGCGCCAACCCGTCGTGGGGGAACCCTGGAAGCGGATGGGCGTCGAACATGCCGCGCTACATCGCGCCGGGTCCGCGCAACCCGCTCGGTACGCGCGCGATCTACCTGAGCATCTCGGGGATCCGCATCCACGGCACGTCGAAGGTGAGCTCCATCGGCCACGCGGCGAGTCACGGCTGCATGCGGATGCTCCGCCACGACGTCGAGGAACTCTTCCCGCTGGTCTCCATCGGGACGCCCGTCGTCATCGTGCACTAG
- a CDS encoding nucleotidyltransferase domain-containing protein codes for MDTSHDDAVLEEATHRLVVELSPTSVYLFGSRARGDASPDSDYDFFVVMPSRQERPLPRIRRAYRALRGLGISKDVIVTTVERFERMKGLETSLEHEVATEGRLLYG; via the coding sequence TTGGACACGAGTCATGACGACGCAGTCCTCGAAGAGGCGACACACCGCCTCGTTGTCGAGCTGAGTCCTACCAGCGTCTATCTCTTCGGCTCACGAGCTCGTGGAGACGCCTCGCCCGACAGCGACTACGACTTCTTCGTGGTCATGCCGTCGCGCCAAGAGCGGCCGCTCCCGAGGATCCGGCGCGCCTATCGGGCGCTCCGCGGGCTGGGCATCTCGAAGGACGTCATCGTCACGACCGTGGAGCGCTTCGAGCGAATGAAAGGGCTCGAAACCTCGCTCGAGCACGAGGTGGCGACCGAGGGCCGGTTGCTGTATGGATGA
- a CDS encoding DUF4325 domain-containing protein: MSRSENTVRIGVVARRLGLSVSRVRQLADAGVIPLERTPGGHRVFDLAEAERALAGRASRQAADAVARFGAPLWERTVALAGLEEHLVWQDVARDLGLDTTTSAGRVLQYAFDEMLNNAIDHSGAATATVRWWKTPDAFAFEVADDGIGVFARLREGLGLPDDLAAIQELTKGKRTTDPVNHTGEGIFFTSKAVDVFQLSSDGIRWTVDNRIGDQSVGGVPRSRGTRVVCVVDPETIRALSDVFARFSEGFVFNKTRPVVKLFATGPGFVSRSEARRLLEGLERFTEVEVDFSGVDEVGQGFVDEVFRVWPSMHPGTRFVPTNMAPLVEFMVRRGLGGEKEGL; the protein is encoded by the coding sequence GTGTCACGCTCCGAAAATACCGTTCGCATCGGTGTCGTGGCTCGGCGGCTCGGCCTTTCGGTCAGCCGCGTGCGCCAACTCGCCGATGCCGGGGTCATTCCCCTCGAACGCACCCCGGGCGGCCATCGGGTCTTCGACCTCGCCGAGGCCGAACGGGCGCTAGCGGGTCGCGCCTCCCGTCAGGCGGCGGACGCTGTGGCGAGGTTCGGTGCGCCGCTCTGGGAGCGGACCGTCGCGCTGGCGGGACTCGAGGAACACCTGGTGTGGCAGGACGTAGCGCGCGATCTCGGTCTCGACACGACGACGTCGGCGGGACGAGTCCTCCAGTACGCCTTCGACGAGATGCTCAACAACGCCATCGACCACTCCGGGGCGGCCACCGCGACCGTCCGGTGGTGGAAGACGCCGGACGCGTTCGCTTTCGAGGTCGCCGACGACGGGATCGGTGTCTTCGCCCGCTTGCGCGAAGGCCTTGGCCTGCCCGACGACCTTGCGGCGATCCAGGAGCTGACGAAGGGCAAGCGCACCACCGATCCCGTCAACCACACCGGCGAAGGCATCTTCTTCACATCGAAGGCGGTCGACGTCTTCCAGCTCTCATCGGACGGGATTCGCTGGACGGTGGATAATCGCATCGGCGACCAGTCGGTGGGCGGCGTGCCTCGCTCGCGCGGGACGCGTGTCGTGTGCGTCGTGGATCCCGAGACGATCCGCGCCCTCTCCGACGTGTTCGCGCGGTTCTCGGAGGGCTTCGTCTTCAACAAGACCCGCCCCGTCGTGAAGCTGTTCGCGACCGGGCCGGGGTTCGTCTCCCGCAGCGAGGCGCGGCGCCTGCTCGAAGGGCTCGAGCGCTTCACCGAGGTCGAGGTCGATTTCTCGGGTGTGGATGAGGTGGGTCAGGGGTTCGTCGACGAGGTCTTCCGCGTCTGGCCGTCGATGCATCCCGGCACGCGGTTCGTGCCGACGAACATGGCGCCCCTGGTGGAGTTCATGGTCCGAAGGGGACTCGGTGGCGAGAAGGAGGGACTATGA